Proteins found in one Cricetulus griseus strain 17A/GY chromosome X, alternate assembly CriGri-PICRH-1.0, whole genome shotgun sequence genomic segment:
- the Atp2b3 gene encoding plasma membrane calcium-transporting ATPase 3 isoform X5, protein MGDMANSSIEFHPKPQQQREVPHVGGFGCTLAELRSLMELRGAEALQKIQEAYGDVSGLCRRLKTSPTEGLADNTNDLEKRRQIYGQNFIPPKQPKTFLQLVWEALQDVTLIILEVAAIVSLGLSFYAPPGEESEACGNVSGGAEDEGEAEAGWIEGAAILLSVICVVLVTAFNDWSKEKQFRGLQSRIEQEQKFTVIRNGQLLQVPVAALVVGDIAQVKYGDLLPADGVLIQGNDLKIDESSLTGESDHVRKSADKDPMLLSGTHVMEGSGRMVVTAVGVNSQTGIIFTLLGAGGEEEEKKDKKGKQQDGAMDSSQTRAKKQDGAVAMEMQPLKSAEGGEMEEREKKKANIPKKEKSVLQGKLTKLAVQIGKAGLVMSAITVIILVLYFVIDTFVMDGRVWLPECTPIYVQYFVKFFIIGVTVLVVAVPEGLPLAVTISLAYSVKKMMKDNNLVRHLDACETMGNATAICSDKTGTLTTNRMTVVQSYLGDTHYKEIPAPSALTPKILDLLVHAISINSAYTTKILPPEKEGALPRQVGNKTECALLGFILDLKRDFQPVREQIPEDKLYKVYTFNSVRKSMSTVIRMPDGGFRLFSKGASEILLKKCTNILNSNGELRGFRPRDRDDMVKKIIEPMACDGLRTICIAYRDFSAIQEPNWDNENEVVGDLTCIAVVGIEDPVRPEVPEAIRKCQRAGITVRMVTGDNINTARAIAAKCGIIQPGEDFLCLEGKEFNRRIRNEKGEIEQERLDKVWPKLRVLARSSPTDKHTLVKGIIDSTTGEQRQVVAVTGDGTNDGPALKKADVGFAMGIAGTDVAKEASDIILTDDNFTSIVKAVMWGRNVYDSISKFLQFQLTVNVVAVIVAFTGACITQDSPLKAVQMLWVNLIMDTFASLALATEPPNESLLLRKPYGRDKPLISRTMMKNILGHAVYQLTIIFTLLFVGELFFDIDSGRNAPLHSPPSEHYTIIFNTFVMMQLFNEINARKIHGERNVFDGIFSNPIFCTIVLGTFGIQIVIVQFGGKPFSCSPLSTEQWLWCLFVGVGELVWGQVIATIPTSQLKCLKEAGHGPGKDEMTDEELAEGEEEIDHAERELRRGQILWFRGLNRIQTQIRVVKAFRSSLYEGLEKPESKSCIHNFMATPEFLINDYTHNIPLIDDTDVDENEERLRAPPPSPPNQNNNAIDSGIYLTTHATKSATSSAFSSRPESPLHSMETSL, encoded by the exons ATGGGTGACATGGCGAACAGTTCCATCGAGTTCCACCCCAAGCCCCAGCAACAGCGGGAAGTGCCCCATGTAGGTGGCTTCGGGTGCACACTAGCAGAGCTACGCAGCCTCATGGAGCTCCGAGGTGCCGAGGCACTGCAGAAGATTCAGGAAGCCTATGGAGACGTCAGTGGGCTGTGCAGGAGGCTGAAGACCTCGCCTACTGAGG GCCTGGCAGACAACACCAATGACTTGGAGAAACGCAGGCAGATCTATGGGCAGAACTTCATCCCCCCCAAGCAGCCCAAGACCTTCCTGCAGCTGGTGTGGGAAGCCCTGCAGGATGTGACTCTCATCATCTTGGAGGTGGCTGCCATCGTCTCTCTTGGCCTCTCCTTCTATGcaccaccaggagaggaaagtgAAG CCTGTGGCAATGTGTCTGGTGGggcagaggatgagggagaggcTGAAGCTGGCTGGATCGAGGGGGCTGCCATCCTACTGTCTGTCATCTGTGTCGTGCTGGTCACGGCCTTCAATGACTGGAGCAAGGAAAAGCAGTTCCGAGGTCTTCAGAGTCGTATTGAGCAGGAGCAGAAGTTTACTGTCATCCGAAATGGGCAGCTCCTCCAGGTCCCAGTGGCAGCACTGGTGGTGGGGGACATTGCCCAGGTCAAATACG GAGACCTTCTGCCTGCCGATGGTGTGCTCATCCAAGGCAATGACCTCAAGATTGACGAGAGCTCCCTGACTGGCGAGTCGGACCATGTGCGGAAATCAGCAGACAAAGATCCTATGCTGCTCTCAG GCACTCATGTcatggaaggttctggaagaatGGTGGTAACAGCTGTTGGTGTGAACTCCCAGACAGGCATCATCTTTACATTGCTTGGAGCtggtggagaggaggaggagaagaaagacaaaaaag GCAAGCAGCAGGATGGGGCGATGGACAGTAGCCAAACCAGAG CTAAGAAGCAGGATGGGGCTGTTGCCATGGAAATGCAGCCCCTGAAGAGTGCTGAGGGTGGGGAAATGGAGGAGcgggaaaagaagaaagccaacATACCCAAGAAGGAGAAGTCAGTTCTGCAAGGGAAGCTCACAAAACTGGCTGTGCAGATTGGGAAAGCAG GGTTGGTGATGTCTGCCATCACTGTTATCATCCTGGTCCTCTACTTTGTGATTGATACCTTCGTCATGGATGGCCGGGTGTGGCTGCCAGAATGCACACCTATCTATGTGCAGTACTTTGTGAAGTTCTTCATTATCGGAGTCACTGTCTTGGTTGTGGCTGTCCCTGAGGGCCTGCCTCTTGCtgtcactatctccttggcttacTCTGTCAAG AAAATGATGAAGGACAACAACCTGGTACGCCACCTGGATGCCTGTGAGACCATGGGCAATGCCACAGCCATCTGTTCTGACAAGACCGGCACACTCACCACCAACCGCATGACCGTGGTCCAGTCCTACCTAGGAGACACCCACTACAAAGAAATTCCAGCTCCCAGTGCCCTGACCCCCAAGATCCTTGATCTTCTGGTCCATGCCATCTCCATCAACAGTGCCTACACCACCAAAATACTA CCTCCAGAGAAGGAAGGCGCTCTCCCACGCCAAGTGGGCAACAAAACCGAGTGTGCTCTGTTGGGCTTCATCCTGGACCTGAAACGAGACTTCCAACCTGTACGCGAGCAGATTCCAGAAGATAAACTTTACAAAGTGTACACCTTCAACTCAGTCCGCAAGTCCATGAGCACAGTTATACGCATGCCTGATGGTGGCTTCCGCCTCTTCAGCAAGGGAGCCTCAGAGATCTTGCTCAAAAA ATGTACCAACATCTTAAACAGCAATGGTGAACTCCGAGGATTCCGTCCTCGGGACCGGGATGACATGGTGAAGAAGATCATTGAGCCTATGGCTTGTGATGGCCTCCGCACCATCTGCATTGCGTACAGGGATTTCTCTGCAATCCAAGAGCCCAACTGGGACAATGAGAATGAGGTGGTTGGCGACCTTACCTGCATAGCTGTCGTGGGCATCGAGGATCCTGTGCGACCTGAG GTCCCTGAAGCCATTCGCAAATGCCAGCGTGCTGGCATCACAGTCCGTATGGTAACTGGAGACAATATCAACACTGCCCGGGCAATTGCAGCTAAGTGTGGCATCATCCAGCCAGGTGAAGATTTCCTGTGCCTGGAGGGGAAGGAATTCAACAGAAGGATTCGAAACGAGAAAGGCGAG ATAGAACAGGAGCGGCTGGACAAGGTGTGGCCCAAGCTGCGGGTGCTCGCCCGGTCATCTCCCACTGACAAACACACTCTGGTCAAAG GCATTATCGACAGCACAACTGGTGAGCAGCGGCAGGTGGTGGCCGTGACTGGAGATGGCACCAACGATGGGCCAGCTCTTAAAAAGGCAGATGTCGGCTTTGCCATG GGCATTGCAGGCACTGATGTGGCCAAGGAGGCCTCTGACATCATCCTGACTGATGACAACTTCACCAGCATTGTCAAGGCAGTCATGTGGGGCCGCAACGTCTACGACAGCATTTCCAAGTTCCTGCAGTTTCAGTTGACAGTCAATGTGGTAGCTGTGATTGTGGCCTTCACAGGTGCCTGCATCACTCAG GACTCTCCTCTCAAAGCTGTGCAGATGTTGTGGGTGAACTTGATCATGGACACATTTGCCTCACTTGCCCTGGCAACAGAGCCCCCAAATGAGTCACTGCTGCTGCGGAAGCCATATGGCCGGGACAAGCCGCTCATCTCACGTACCATGATGAAGAACATCCTTGGCCATGCTGTCTACCAGCTTACCATCATCTTTACCTTGCTGTTTGTTG gAGAGCTCTTCTTTGACATTGACAGTGGAAGGAATGCACCCCTGCACTCGCCACCCTCGGAGCACTATACTATCATTTTCAACACCTTCGTCATGATGCAGCTTTTCAATGAAATCAATGCTCGAAAGATCCATGGTGAGAGGAATGTCTTTGATGGCATCTTCAGCAACCCCATCTTCTGTACTATTGTTCTGGGCACCTTTGGAATTCAG ATTGTCATCGTCCAGTTTGGTGGGAAGCCCTTCAGCTGTTCCCCACTGTCCACAGAACAGTGGCTCTGGTGCCTATTTGTTGGTGTTGGGGAGCTGGTCTGGGGACAG GTCATTGCCACTATCCCCACCAGCCAGCTCAAGTGCCTGAAGGAAGCAGGGCATGGGCCTGGGAAGGACGAGATGACTGATGAGGAGCTGGCCGAGGGGGAGGAGGAAATCGACCACGCTGAGCGAGAGCTCCGCAGGGGCCAGATCCTCTGGTTCCGGGGCCTCAACCGGATCCAGACACAG ATCCGGGTGGTGAAAGCATTCCGTAGCTCGCTTTATGAAGGCCTTGAGAAACCAGAATCCAAGAGCTGCATCCATAACTTCATGGCAACGCCCGAGTTTCTGATCAATGACTACACCCACAACATCCCGCTCATCGATGACACGGATGTGGATGAGAATGAAGAGCGCCTGAGGGCCCCACCTCCCTCACCCCCTAACCAGAACAACAATGCCATAGACAGCGGCATCTACCTGACCACGCATGCCACCAAgtcagctacctcttcagcatTCTCTTCTAGGCCTGAAAGCCCACTCCACAGCATGGAGACATCCCTCTAA
- the Atp2b3 gene encoding plasma membrane calcium-transporting ATPase 3 isoform X4, which translates to MGDMANSSIEFHPKPQQQREVPHVGGFGCTLAELRSLMELRGAEALQKIQEAYGDVSGLCRRLKTSPTEGLADNTNDLEKRRQIYGQNFIPPKQPKTFLQLVWEALQDVTLIILEVAAIVSLGLSFYAPPGEESEACGNVSGGAEDEGEAEAGWIEGAAILLSVICVVLVTAFNDWSKEKQFRGLQSRIEQEQKFTVIRNGQLLQVPVAALVVGDIAQVKYGDLLPADGVLIQGNDLKIDESSLTGESDHVRKSADKDPMLLSGTHVMEGSGRMVVTAVGVNSQTGIIFTLLGAGGEEEEKKDKKGRAAMIPASDRATWSSSLRVCHSSSIVGKQQDGAMDSSQTRAKKQDGAVAMEMQPLKSAEGGEMEEREKKKANIPKKEKSVLQGKLTKLAVQIGKAGLVMSAITVIILVLYFVIDTFVMDGRVWLPECTPIYVQYFVKFFIIGVTVLVVAVPEGLPLAVTISLAYSVKKMMKDNNLVRHLDACETMGNATAICSDKTGTLTTNRMTVVQSYLGDTHYKEIPAPSALTPKILDLLVHAISINSAYTTKILPPEKEGALPRQVGNKTECALLGFILDLKRDFQPVREQIPEDKLYKVYTFNSVRKSMSTVIRMPDGGFRLFSKGASEILLKKCTNILNSNGELRGFRPRDRDDMVKKIIEPMACDGLRTICIAYRDFSAIQEPNWDNENEVVGDLTCIAVVGIEDPVRPEVPEAIRKCQRAGITVRMVTGDNINTARAIAAKCGIIQPGEDFLCLEGKEFNRRIRNEKGEIEQERLDKVWPKLRVLARSSPTDKHTLVKGIIDSTTGEQRQVVAVTGDGTNDGPALKKADVGFAMGIAGTDVAKEASDIILTDDNFTSIVKAVMWGRNVYDSISKFLQFQLTVNVVAVIVAFTGACITQDSPLKAVQMLWVNLIMDTFASLALATEPPNESLLLRKPYGRDKPLISRTMMKNILGHAVYQLTIIFTLLFVGELFFDIDSGRNAPLHSPPSEHYTIIFNTFVMMQLFNEINARKIHGERNVFDGIFSNPIFCTIVLGTFGIQIVIVQFGGKPFSCSPLSTEQWLWCLFVGVGELVWGQVIATIPTSQLKCLKEAGHGPGKDEMTDEELAEGEEEIDHAERELRRGQILWFRGLNRIQTQIRVVKAFRSSLYEGLEKPESKSCIHNFMATPEFLINDYTHNIPLIDDTDVDENEERLRAPPPSPPNQNNNAIDSGIYLTTHATKSATSSAFSSRPESPLHSMETSL; encoded by the exons ATGGGTGACATGGCGAACAGTTCCATCGAGTTCCACCCCAAGCCCCAGCAACAGCGGGAAGTGCCCCATGTAGGTGGCTTCGGGTGCACACTAGCAGAGCTACGCAGCCTCATGGAGCTCCGAGGTGCCGAGGCACTGCAGAAGATTCAGGAAGCCTATGGAGACGTCAGTGGGCTGTGCAGGAGGCTGAAGACCTCGCCTACTGAGG GCCTGGCAGACAACACCAATGACTTGGAGAAACGCAGGCAGATCTATGGGCAGAACTTCATCCCCCCCAAGCAGCCCAAGACCTTCCTGCAGCTGGTGTGGGAAGCCCTGCAGGATGTGACTCTCATCATCTTGGAGGTGGCTGCCATCGTCTCTCTTGGCCTCTCCTTCTATGcaccaccaggagaggaaagtgAAG CCTGTGGCAATGTGTCTGGTGGggcagaggatgagggagaggcTGAAGCTGGCTGGATCGAGGGGGCTGCCATCCTACTGTCTGTCATCTGTGTCGTGCTGGTCACGGCCTTCAATGACTGGAGCAAGGAAAAGCAGTTCCGAGGTCTTCAGAGTCGTATTGAGCAGGAGCAGAAGTTTACTGTCATCCGAAATGGGCAGCTCCTCCAGGTCCCAGTGGCAGCACTGGTGGTGGGGGACATTGCCCAGGTCAAATACG GAGACCTTCTGCCTGCCGATGGTGTGCTCATCCAAGGCAATGACCTCAAGATTGACGAGAGCTCCCTGACTGGCGAGTCGGACCATGTGCGGAAATCAGCAGACAAAGATCCTATGCTGCTCTCAG GCACTCATGTcatggaaggttctggaagaatGGTGGTAACAGCTGTTGGTGTGAACTCCCAGACAGGCATCATCTTTACATTGCTTGGAGCtggtggagaggaggaggagaagaaagacaaaaaaggtAGGGCAGCCATGATTCCA GCTTCAGACAGGGCTACCTGGAGTTCA TCTCTCCGTGTCTGTCATTCCTCTTCCATTGTAGGCAAGCAGCAGGATGGGGCGATGGACAGTAGCCAAACCAGAG CTAAGAAGCAGGATGGGGCTGTTGCCATGGAAATGCAGCCCCTGAAGAGTGCTGAGGGTGGGGAAATGGAGGAGcgggaaaagaagaaagccaacATACCCAAGAAGGAGAAGTCAGTTCTGCAAGGGAAGCTCACAAAACTGGCTGTGCAGATTGGGAAAGCAG GGTTGGTGATGTCTGCCATCACTGTTATCATCCTGGTCCTCTACTTTGTGATTGATACCTTCGTCATGGATGGCCGGGTGTGGCTGCCAGAATGCACACCTATCTATGTGCAGTACTTTGTGAAGTTCTTCATTATCGGAGTCACTGTCTTGGTTGTGGCTGTCCCTGAGGGCCTGCCTCTTGCtgtcactatctccttggcttacTCTGTCAAG AAAATGATGAAGGACAACAACCTGGTACGCCACCTGGATGCCTGTGAGACCATGGGCAATGCCACAGCCATCTGTTCTGACAAGACCGGCACACTCACCACCAACCGCATGACCGTGGTCCAGTCCTACCTAGGAGACACCCACTACAAAGAAATTCCAGCTCCCAGTGCCCTGACCCCCAAGATCCTTGATCTTCTGGTCCATGCCATCTCCATCAACAGTGCCTACACCACCAAAATACTA CCTCCAGAGAAGGAAGGCGCTCTCCCACGCCAAGTGGGCAACAAAACCGAGTGTGCTCTGTTGGGCTTCATCCTGGACCTGAAACGAGACTTCCAACCTGTACGCGAGCAGATTCCAGAAGATAAACTTTACAAAGTGTACACCTTCAACTCAGTCCGCAAGTCCATGAGCACAGTTATACGCATGCCTGATGGTGGCTTCCGCCTCTTCAGCAAGGGAGCCTCAGAGATCTTGCTCAAAAA ATGTACCAACATCTTAAACAGCAATGGTGAACTCCGAGGATTCCGTCCTCGGGACCGGGATGACATGGTGAAGAAGATCATTGAGCCTATGGCTTGTGATGGCCTCCGCACCATCTGCATTGCGTACAGGGATTTCTCTGCAATCCAAGAGCCCAACTGGGACAATGAGAATGAGGTGGTTGGCGACCTTACCTGCATAGCTGTCGTGGGCATCGAGGATCCTGTGCGACCTGAG GTCCCTGAAGCCATTCGCAAATGCCAGCGTGCTGGCATCACAGTCCGTATGGTAACTGGAGACAATATCAACACTGCCCGGGCAATTGCAGCTAAGTGTGGCATCATCCAGCCAGGTGAAGATTTCCTGTGCCTGGAGGGGAAGGAATTCAACAGAAGGATTCGAAACGAGAAAGGCGAG ATAGAACAGGAGCGGCTGGACAAGGTGTGGCCCAAGCTGCGGGTGCTCGCCCGGTCATCTCCCACTGACAAACACACTCTGGTCAAAG GCATTATCGACAGCACAACTGGTGAGCAGCGGCAGGTGGTGGCCGTGACTGGAGATGGCACCAACGATGGGCCAGCTCTTAAAAAGGCAGATGTCGGCTTTGCCATG GGCATTGCAGGCACTGATGTGGCCAAGGAGGCCTCTGACATCATCCTGACTGATGACAACTTCACCAGCATTGTCAAGGCAGTCATGTGGGGCCGCAACGTCTACGACAGCATTTCCAAGTTCCTGCAGTTTCAGTTGACAGTCAATGTGGTAGCTGTGATTGTGGCCTTCACAGGTGCCTGCATCACTCAG GACTCTCCTCTCAAAGCTGTGCAGATGTTGTGGGTGAACTTGATCATGGACACATTTGCCTCACTTGCCCTGGCAACAGAGCCCCCAAATGAGTCACTGCTGCTGCGGAAGCCATATGGCCGGGACAAGCCGCTCATCTCACGTACCATGATGAAGAACATCCTTGGCCATGCTGTCTACCAGCTTACCATCATCTTTACCTTGCTGTTTGTTG gAGAGCTCTTCTTTGACATTGACAGTGGAAGGAATGCACCCCTGCACTCGCCACCCTCGGAGCACTATACTATCATTTTCAACACCTTCGTCATGATGCAGCTTTTCAATGAAATCAATGCTCGAAAGATCCATGGTGAGAGGAATGTCTTTGATGGCATCTTCAGCAACCCCATCTTCTGTACTATTGTTCTGGGCACCTTTGGAATTCAG ATTGTCATCGTCCAGTTTGGTGGGAAGCCCTTCAGCTGTTCCCCACTGTCCACAGAACAGTGGCTCTGGTGCCTATTTGTTGGTGTTGGGGAGCTGGTCTGGGGACAG GTCATTGCCACTATCCCCACCAGCCAGCTCAAGTGCCTGAAGGAAGCAGGGCATGGGCCTGGGAAGGACGAGATGACTGATGAGGAGCTGGCCGAGGGGGAGGAGGAAATCGACCACGCTGAGCGAGAGCTCCGCAGGGGCCAGATCCTCTGGTTCCGGGGCCTCAACCGGATCCAGACACAG ATCCGGGTGGTGAAAGCATTCCGTAGCTCGCTTTATGAAGGCCTTGAGAAACCAGAATCCAAGAGCTGCATCCATAACTTCATGGCAACGCCCGAGTTTCTGATCAATGACTACACCCACAACATCCCGCTCATCGATGACACGGATGTGGATGAGAATGAAGAGCGCCTGAGGGCCCCACCTCCCTCACCCCCTAACCAGAACAACAATGCCATAGACAGCGGCATCTACCTGACCACGCATGCCACCAAgtcagctacctcttcagcatTCTCTTCTAGGCCTGAAAGCCCACTCCACAGCATGGAGACATCCCTCTAA